The following proteins come from a genomic window of Verrucomicrobiia bacterium:
- a CDS encoding BglII/BstYI family type II restriction endonuclease, whose product MIRARSNLDVQFESFSYRHADEILNANLSVKKEIQKVLGATESVPVKQGEEGLTAKLSEAFRVSGWNGEVPVVEGKHHTQYFDFFKSRVAIEIEFSRYEFIYRDFIRFLAAYNANKIDVGVIITNTREGLNRIKYKSSGPNFERVCDELDWLRPTLTVPLWVIGLK is encoded by the coding sequence ATGATCCGAGCCAGATCTAATCTCGATGTGCAATTCGAGAGCTTCAGTTATCGCCACGCTGACGAAATCCTCAATGCCAATCTCTCCGTTAAAAAGGAGATCCAGAAAGTTTTGGGCGCAACCGAATCCGTCCCCGTTAAGCAGGGGGAAGAAGGATTGACCGCCAAGTTATCAGAGGCCTTTCGCGTCTCGGGCTGGAATGGCGAGGTTCCAGTCGTTGAAGGCAAGCACCACACGCAGTATTTCGATTTCTTCAAATCACGCGTCGCCATCGAAATTGAGTTTTCCCGCTACGAGTTCATCTACCGCGACTTCATCCGTTTCCTGGCCGCCTACAATGCCAACAAGATTGATGTCGGTGTCATCATCACCAACACGCGTGAGGGCTTGAACCGCATCAAATACAAATCCTCCGGCCCGAACTTCGAGCGCGTCTGTGATGAACTTGACTGGCTCCGCCCCACGCTCACCGTCCCGCTCTGGGTCATCGGGCTGAAATAG
- a CDS encoding DUF559 domain-containing protein, whose product MADIDRARQLRRDQTWAEKLMWRWLRDRRFSGYKFRRQHPLGRYTLDFFCEEADLNIELDGGQHGFPEQRQKDLEREQFLQSLGIKTLRFWNSHLRRNAQGIRDTIFNELQARAPHPLPDYTRTTKSKK is encoded by the coding sequence ATGGCCGACATCGACCGCGCCCGGCAGTTGCGCCGCGACCAGACGTGGGCTGAGAAGCTCATGTGGCGCTGGCTGCGGGACCGGCGATTCAGCGGCTACAAATTCCGCCGCCAACATCCCCTGGGCCGTTATACTCTCGATTTTTTCTGCGAGGAGGCCGATTTGAACATCGAACTCGACGGGGGCCAGCACGGTTTTCCCGAGCAACGACAAAAGGATTTGGAGCGGGAGCAGTTTCTCCAATCACTGGGCATCAAGACGCTGCGGTTTTGGAATTCGCATCTGCGTCGGAATGCACAGGGCATTCGTGACACCATCTTCAACGAATTGCAGGCACGGGCGCCGCATCCATTGCCGGACTACACGCGAACGACAAAGTCGAAGAAGTAA
- the hflX gene encoding GTPase HflX: MRALIETRTQRTERVFLVGVELKSHTGGSTRETLTELAELVQTAGGTVVGEGVQKTDTPNPGTYIGKGKAAEFAAWCKENQVDTIVFDDELTAAQSRNLEKIFECKVLDRTALILDIFAQRARTREGKLQIELAQLEHLLPRLTRYWTHLSRQKGGIGMRGGEGESQLEADRRKTQERIDKIIEELEIVRRQRSTQRLSRQRQQWPLASIVGYTNAGKSTLLNQLTGAAVLAEDKLFATLDPTTRRLRLPTNQNVLLTDTVGFIRKLPHDLVEAFKATLEEVVRADLLVHVADASHPQAEEHIEAVNAVLGEIGAAGKPTLMVFNKVDLIPPGDVLSRFLERHPHAALISAKTGQGVPELLAELGAALRPIREFLELAVPHERSDVIARLHEVGQVVERDYAGETARFKARIPPHFHHEFQKFVVKELQTA, from the coding sequence CGCACACAGCGAACCGAACGCGTCTTTCTCGTCGGTGTCGAATTGAAAAGCCACACCGGCGGTTCCACCCGCGAAACGCTCACGGAACTCGCCGAGCTGGTCCAAACCGCCGGCGGCACCGTGGTGGGCGAGGGCGTGCAGAAGACCGACACGCCCAACCCCGGCACCTACATCGGCAAGGGCAAGGCCGCCGAGTTCGCCGCCTGGTGCAAGGAAAACCAGGTGGACACGATCGTCTTTGACGACGAACTCACGGCGGCGCAAAGCCGCAACCTCGAAAAAATCTTCGAGTGCAAAGTGCTCGACCGCACGGCGCTCATCCTCGACATCTTCGCCCAACGCGCCCGCACCCGCGAAGGCAAGCTCCAGATCGAGCTTGCGCAGCTGGAACATCTGCTGCCGCGGCTGACGCGTTACTGGACGCACTTGTCGCGGCAAAAGGGCGGCATCGGCATGCGGGGTGGCGAAGGCGAATCGCAGCTTGAAGCCGACCGCCGCAAGACCCAGGAGCGCATCGACAAAATCATCGAGGAGCTCGAAATCGTCCGGCGTCAGCGCTCCACGCAACGTCTTTCCCGGCAGCGCCAGCAATGGCCGCTCGCCTCCATTGTCGGCTACACCAACGCCGGCAAGTCCACGCTGCTCAACCAGCTGACCGGCGCCGCAGTGCTCGCCGAGGACAAGCTGTTCGCCACGCTCGATCCCACCACGCGCCGGCTGCGCCTGCCCACCAACCAGAACGTGCTGCTCACCGACACGGTGGGCTTCATCCGCAAGCTGCCGCACGACCTCGTGGAAGCCTTCAAGGCCACGCTCGAAGAAGTCGTGCGGGCCGACCTGCTCGTGCACGTGGCGGACGCCAGTCATCCGCAGGCCGAGGAGCACATCGAGGCCGTGAATGCCGTGCTCGGCGAGATTGGCGCCGCGGGCAAGCCCACGCTCATGGTCTTCAACAAGGTGGACCTCATTCCGCCCGGCGACGTGCTGAGCCGCTTTCTCGAACGGCATCCGCATGCGGCGTTGATTTCCGCCAAAACGGGGCAGGGCGTGCCGGAATTGCTGGCCGAACTGGGCGCCGCACTCCGGCCCATCCGCGAATTCCTCGAACTCGCCGTGCCGCACGAACGCTCGGACGTCATTGCGCGCCTGCACGAAGTCGGGCAGGTGGTGGAACGCGACTACGCCGGCGAAACCGCGCGCTTCAAAGCCCGCATCCCGCCGCACTTCCACCACGAATTTCAGAAGTTTGTGGTGAAGGAATTGCAGACAGCGTAA